A window of the Streptomyces sp. NBC_00454 genome harbors these coding sequences:
- the rfbC gene encoding dTDP-4-dehydrorhamnose 3,5-epimerase, with translation MKFRELGIKGAYEIVPQQHGDPRGMFMEWYRFDRLAEVVGHPLNLAQANLSVSERGVVRGIHFADVPPGQAKYVTCVRGAVLDVVVDLRVGSPTFGHWEGVRLDDVDRRAVYLPEGLGHGFCALSDGATLSYLCSATYNPAGEHALHPLDPGLGIDWPAEVPLLSSRDEAAPSLADALASGLLPRYDACLEFTESLREG, from the coding sequence GTGAAGTTCCGCGAGCTCGGGATCAAGGGGGCCTACGAGATCGTCCCCCAGCAGCACGGCGACCCGCGCGGCATGTTCATGGAGTGGTACCGCTTCGACCGGCTCGCCGAGGTGGTCGGGCACCCCCTGAACCTGGCGCAGGCCAATCTCTCGGTCTCCGAGCGGGGGGTGGTCCGCGGCATCCACTTCGCCGACGTCCCGCCCGGCCAGGCCAAGTACGTCACCTGCGTGCGCGGGGCCGTCCTCGACGTCGTCGTGGACCTGCGGGTCGGCTCCCCGACCTTCGGCCACTGGGAAGGGGTCCGGCTGGACGACGTGGACCGCCGCGCGGTCTACCTCCCCGAGGGGCTCGGCCACGGCTTCTGCGCGCTGAGCGACGGGGCCACGCTCTCCTACCTCTGCTCGGCGACCTACAACCCGGCGGGCGAGCACGCGCTCCACCCGCTCGACCCGGGCCTGGGCATCGACTGGCCGGCCGAGGTCCCGCTGCTGTCCTCGCGCGACGAGGCGGCCCCCTCACTGGCCGACGCGCTCGCGTCCGGGCTGCTCCCCCGGTACGACGCCTGCCTGGAGTTCACGGAGTCGCTGCGCGAGGGGTGA
- the rfbA gene encoding glucose-1-phosphate thymidylyltransferase RfbA — protein sequence MRGILLAGGTGSRLWPLTRAVSKQLLPVFDKPMIYYPLSTLVMAGISEILIVTTPEDREQFERLLGDGSQFGIRLEYAVQERPEGIAQAFVLGAEFIGDGSVALILGDNIFHGSGLGTRLAEQAGAKGGRVFAYPVADPTAYGVVEFDAKGQVVSIEEKPAVPKSRYAVPGLYFYDNQVVGIARGLKPSARGELEITAVNDAYLRAGELHVTVLDRGTAWLDTGTFVAMVQASEFVRVIEERQGFKIGCVEEAAWRAGLIGSAQLRALAEPLTKSGYGDYLLGLLEEEAAL from the coding sequence ATGCGAGGAATCCTCTTAGCCGGCGGCACCGGATCCCGGCTCTGGCCGCTGACCCGGGCCGTGTCGAAGCAGCTGCTGCCCGTCTTCGACAAACCGATGATCTACTACCCGCTCTCCACCCTGGTCATGGCCGGGATCAGCGAAATCCTGATCGTCACCACCCCGGAGGACCGCGAACAGTTCGAGCGGCTGCTCGGCGACGGTTCGCAGTTCGGCATCCGGCTGGAGTACGCCGTCCAGGAGCGTCCCGAGGGCATTGCCCAGGCGTTCGTGCTCGGTGCCGAGTTCATCGGCGACGGCTCCGTCGCCCTGATCCTCGGCGACAACATCTTCCACGGCAGCGGCCTCGGCACGCGGCTCGCCGAGCAGGCCGGCGCCAAGGGCGGCCGGGTGTTCGCGTACCCGGTCGCGGACCCCACGGCGTACGGAGTGGTGGAGTTCGACGCGAAGGGGCAGGTCGTCTCCATAGAGGAGAAGCCCGCCGTCCCCAAGTCCCGCTACGCCGTACCGGGCCTCTACTTCTACGACAACCAGGTCGTCGGGATAGCCCGCGGCCTCAAACCCAGCGCCCGCGGGGAGCTGGAGATCACCGCGGTCAACGATGCCTACCTCCGGGCCGGCGAACTGCACGTCACCGTCCTCGACCGGGGCACCGCCTGGCTGGACACCGGAACCTTCGTGGCGATGGTCCAGGCCTCGGAGTTCGTGCGGGTGATAGAGGAGAGGCAGGGGTTCAAGATCGGCTGCGTCGAGGAGGCCGCCTGGCGGGCGGGGCTGATCGGCTCCGCGCAGCTGCGCGCACTGGCCGAGCCGCTCACCAAGAGCGGCTACGGGGACTACCTGCTGGGACTGCTCGAAGAGGAGGCCGCCCTGTGA